From Juglans regia cultivar Chandler chromosome 8, Walnut 2.0, whole genome shotgun sequence, the proteins below share one genomic window:
- the LOC109003729 gene encoding protein cereblon-like, which translates to MDDNRILEMERHRREQIRELDLDLEELQVEEVDDHRQPSNDELAATDRGYGGATSSGEFTFNTSLASSHTYLGEVEDTHHRKAFLEGGAILNLPLFYLEGVVLFPGATLPLRVIQSNFIATVERALTQVDAPYTIGVVRVHRDPNNGRIRFATIGTTAEIRQYRRLEEGSLNLVTRGQQRFRLRRPWIDVEGAPCGEVQIIPEDQPLRTPRDACGKLPPFCSLRGPIVSLKRPSKVSHDKLHPYRDEDNVSDSNSEECFESALSLVERRSHHSLVDSSDRSDRMDESTSGDDDKFLCESDLQFRRSFLNDSESTGSLHENHKKQIENVKLGLGTSSTPGKLSCKGEEPDTCWEKMDFNKFRRVPIAFWPYWVYRMYDSYCLAERAADMWKKIVGAPIMDGLIRTPDHLSFYIASKIPVSESTRQELLEIDGTSYRLRREIELLETVNLIRCKTCQTAIARRSDILVMSSEGPLGAYVNPEGSVHEIMTLYKANGLAPRGRPQIEYSWFPGYAWTITNCATCQIQMGWLFTATNKKLKPRSFWGIRSSQVADDMQ; encoded by the exons ATGGACGACAATCGCATATTGGAGATGGAGAGGCACAGGAGGGAGCAGATTCGAGAGCTCGATCTCGATCTCGAGGAATTGCAGGTCGAAGAGGTAGATGACCACCGCCAGCCATCCAATGATGAGCTTGCCGCCAC TGATCGTGGTTATGGTGGTGCTACTTCCTCTGGCGAATTCACATTTAACACCAGTTTGGCTTCATCACATACGTATCTAGGCG AGGTTGAAGACACTCACCATCGGAAGGCTTTCTTGGAAGGCGGCGCCATCTTGAACCTCCCACTGTTTTATCTTGAAG GAGTTGTTCTGTTCCCAGGGGCCACCCTTCCTTTAAGAGTTATTCAGTCAAATTTTATAGCCACTGTCGAGAGAGCACTGACCCAGGTTGATGCTCCTTATACAATTGGAGTG GTCCGTGTGCACAGGGATCCTAACAACGGAAGAATAAGGTTTGCAACCATTGGGACGACAGCGGag ATTCGGCAATACCGGCGGTTAGAGGAAGGTTCACTGAATTTGGTTACTCGTGGCCAGCAGAGATTTCGTCTACGCAGACCTTGGATTGATGTGGAAGGAGCG CCGTGTGGAGAGGTCCAAATTATCCCAGAAGATCAACCATTAAGAACTCCACGTGATGCATGTGGGAAATTGCCACCATTTTGTAGTCTTCGAGGCCCTATTGTCTCACTAAAGCGGCCTTCAAAAGTCTCTCATGATAAATTGCATCCATATAGGGATGAGGACAATGTTTCGGATTCAAATTCTGAAGAATGCTTTGAGAGTGCACTCTCCCTTGTGGAAAGGAGAAGCCACCATTCTCTGGTTGATTCTTCTGATAGGAGTGATAGAATGGATGAATCAACAAGTGGTGATGATGACAAGTTCTTGTGTGAGTCAGACCTACAATTTAGAAGATCTTTCCTGAATGACTCTGAATCCACAGGATCATTGCATGAAAACCACAAGAAGCAAATCGAAAATGTCAAATTGGGATTGGGGACCAGTTCCACTCCCGGAAAGCTATCTTGCAAGGGAGAAGAGCCAGACACTTGTTGGGAAAAAATGGATTTCAACAAGTTCCGCAGGGTTCCAATAGCATTCTGGCCCTATTGGGTGTACCGTATGTATGACTCCTATTGCCTTGCCGAAAGGGCTGCAG ATATGTGGAAAAAGATAGTCGGGGCACCCATCATGGATGGCCTTATTCGGACGCCTGACCATTTGTCATTTTATATTGCCAGTAAAATCCCTGTTTCTGAGTCGACAAGGCAGGAGCTCCTGGAGATTGATGGGACTTCATATAGATTGCGTCGGGAAATTGAGTTGCTTGAGACTGTCAATCTTATTCGATGTAAAACCTGTCAG ACGGCAATTGCAAGGCGGAGTGATATCCTGGTCATGTCCAGCGAAGGTCCTCTTGGTGCTTACGTGAACCCGGAGGGTTCTGTACATGAGATAATGACTCTTTACAAAGCAAATGGCTTGGCGCCAAGAGGGCGACCACAGATAGAATACAGCTGGTTTCCTGG